From Oryza brachyantha chromosome 9, ObraRS2, whole genome shotgun sequence, a single genomic window includes:
- the LOC102705943 gene encoding THO complex subunit 6 isoform X1, producing the protein MDARGWDEAAYRRGILRERGLSCRTLFRAVFFDHQDDPDDPDVLLAAASSDGSLASFSLSSCISSSSSAAAAPQFDWIQAPDAVSMVDPVCIVQAHSGPAYDVKFYPDSQQPLLFSGGDDGRLRGWRWHEMQSCLVPLSLQGDHLEPVLDLVNPQHEGPWGARSPIPENNAIAINKQEGSVYAAAGDACAYCWDVEIGKCKMTFKGHTDYLHSIAVREANRQVATGSEDGTARIWDCRSGKCTQVIRPLKNKAFEGSWISCVAIDASESWLACGTSSGISVWSLLSNECIFNVDCHAPVQDLLFDKNQILAVGAEPLLSRFSINGTLLSQIKCAPQSAFSVSIHSSGMAAVAGYGGLVDVISQYGSHLCTFGCRSLDKY; encoded by the exons ATGGACGCGCGCGGGTGGGACGAGGCGGCGTACAGGCGCGGCATCCTGCGGGAGCGGGGCCTCTCCTGCCGCACCCTCTTCCGCGCCGTCTTCTTCGACCACCAGGACGACCCGGACGACCCcgacgtcctcctcgccgccgcctccagcgaCGGCTCCCTCgcctccttctccctctcctcttgcatctcctcctcctcctccgccgccgccgctccccag ttcgATTGGATTCAGGCTCCGGATGCCGTCTCCATGGTTGATCCCGTCTGCATCGTCCAAGCGCATAGTGGCCCGGCGTACGACGTCAAGTTCTACCCGGATTCGCAGCAGCCGTTGCTCTTCAG CGGCGGGGATGACGGGCGCCTCCGGGGCTGGAGATGGCACGAGATGCAGAGCTGCCTAGTGCCGCTATCTTTGCAAG GGGATCATTTGGAACCAGTACTTGATTTGGTGAACCCTCAGCATGA GGGTCCTTGGGGTGCTCGGTCACCAATACCTGAAAATAATGCCATTGCCATTAACAAACAG GAAGGATCTGTTTATGCAGCAGCCGGTGATGCATGTGCTTATTGCTGGGATGTG GAGATCGGTAAATGTAAAATGACCTTCAAGGGACATACTGACTATTTGCACAGCATTGCAGTCCGTGAGGCAAACCGCCAG GTAGCTACAGGATCAGAGGATGGCACAGCCCGTATCTGGG ATTGCAGAAGCGGAAAGTGCACTCAGGTGATACGCCCATTGAAAAATAAGGCTTTTGAGGGGTCATGGATCAGTTGTGTTGCCATTGATGCAAGCGAAAGCTGGCTG GCCTGTGGTACTTCTAGTGGTATATCAGTTTGGAGCCTTCTTTCAAATGAGTGCATCTTTAATGTGGATTGCCATGCTCCTGTTCAAGATTTACTGTTTGATAAAAACCAA ATCTTAGCTGTCGGTGCTGAACCTCTGCTCTCTCGTTTCTCTATCAATGGGACTCTTCTCTCACAAATAAAGTGTGCTCCGCAGTCAGCATTCTCTGTCTCCATCCATTCTTCAGGG ATGGCAGCTGTTGCTGGATATGGAGGCCTGGTGGATGTAATATCCCAATATGGGAGCCATTTGTGCACTTTTGGCTGCCGGAGCCTGGACAAATATTGA
- the LOC102705943 gene encoding THO complex subunit 6 isoform X2: MDARGWDEAAYRRGILRERGLSCRTLFRAVFFDHQDDPDDPDVLLAAASSDGSLASFSLSSCISSSSSAAAAPQAPDAVSMVDPVCIVQAHSGPAYDVKFYPDSQQPLLFSGGDDGRLRGWRWHEMQSCLVPLSLQGDHLEPVLDLVNPQHEGPWGARSPIPENNAIAINKQEGSVYAAAGDACAYCWDVEIGKCKMTFKGHTDYLHSIAVREANRQVATGSEDGTARIWDCRSGKCTQVIRPLKNKAFEGSWISCVAIDASESWLACGTSSGISVWSLLSNECIFNVDCHAPVQDLLFDKNQILAVGAEPLLSRFSINGTLLSQIKCAPQSAFSVSIHSSGMAAVAGYGGLVDVISQYGSHLCTFGCRSLDKY; the protein is encoded by the exons ATGGACGCGCGCGGGTGGGACGAGGCGGCGTACAGGCGCGGCATCCTGCGGGAGCGGGGCCTCTCCTGCCGCACCCTCTTCCGCGCCGTCTTCTTCGACCACCAGGACGACCCGGACGACCCcgacgtcctcctcgccgccgcctccagcgaCGGCTCCCTCgcctccttctccctctcctcttgcatctcctcctcctcctccgccgccgccgctccccag GCTCCGGATGCCGTCTCCATGGTTGATCCCGTCTGCATCGTCCAAGCGCATAGTGGCCCGGCGTACGACGTCAAGTTCTACCCGGATTCGCAGCAGCCGTTGCTCTTCAG CGGCGGGGATGACGGGCGCCTCCGGGGCTGGAGATGGCACGAGATGCAGAGCTGCCTAGTGCCGCTATCTTTGCAAG GGGATCATTTGGAACCAGTACTTGATTTGGTGAACCCTCAGCATGA GGGTCCTTGGGGTGCTCGGTCACCAATACCTGAAAATAATGCCATTGCCATTAACAAACAG GAAGGATCTGTTTATGCAGCAGCCGGTGATGCATGTGCTTATTGCTGGGATGTG GAGATCGGTAAATGTAAAATGACCTTCAAGGGACATACTGACTATTTGCACAGCATTGCAGTCCGTGAGGCAAACCGCCAG GTAGCTACAGGATCAGAGGATGGCACAGCCCGTATCTGGG ATTGCAGAAGCGGAAAGTGCACTCAGGTGATACGCCCATTGAAAAATAAGGCTTTTGAGGGGTCATGGATCAGTTGTGTTGCCATTGATGCAAGCGAAAGCTGGCTG GCCTGTGGTACTTCTAGTGGTATATCAGTTTGGAGCCTTCTTTCAAATGAGTGCATCTTTAATGTGGATTGCCATGCTCCTGTTCAAGATTTACTGTTTGATAAAAACCAA ATCTTAGCTGTCGGTGCTGAACCTCTGCTCTCTCGTTTCTCTATCAATGGGACTCTTCTCTCACAAATAAAGTGTGCTCCGCAGTCAGCATTCTCTGTCTCCATCCATTCTTCAGGG ATGGCAGCTGTTGCTGGATATGGAGGCCTGGTGGATGTAATATCCCAATATGGGAGCCATTTGTGCACTTTTGGCTGCCGGAGCCTGGACAAATATTGA
- the LOC102720905 gene encoding uncharacterized protein LOC102720905 isoform X2 has protein sequence MNGDKVHDKETHGTSSDITNKTSVDKVKAPNLFERAKEEVEALVGAVHNKMEHNSSPRGNNDLHKDSKDDSKAAMNKMETHKNETHGTSDDINENTPVEKVKGPNVFERAKEEIEAIVEAFHPKKGSDK, from the exons ATGAACGGAGATAAAGTTCACGACAAGGAGACTCACGGAACGAGCAGCGATATAACTAATAAAACATCTGTGGACAAGGTGAAGGCCCCCAATCTGTTTGAACGAGCTAAGGAAGAAGTTGAGGCTCTTGTTGGAGCTGTTCATAATAAGATGGAGCACAATTCCAGTCCCCGCGGAAATAATG ACCTGCATAAGGACTCAAAGGATGACAGTAAGGCGGCGATGAATAAAATGGAGACCCACAAGAATGAAACTCATGGTACAAGCGATGATATAAATGAGAATACGCCGGTTGAGAAAGTTAAAGGTCCAAATGTGTTTGAGCGTGCCAAGGAAGAGATTGAAGCTATTGTTGAGGCCTTCCACCCAAAGAAGGGATCTGACAAGTGA
- the LOC102720905 gene encoding uncharacterized protein LOC102720905 isoform X1: MNGDKVHDKETHGTSSDITNKTSVDKVKAPNLFERAKEEVEALVGAVHNKMEHNSSPRGNNGDLHKDSKDDSKAAMNKMETHKNETHGTSDDINENTPVEKVKGPNVFERAKEEIEAIVEAFHPKKGSDK, translated from the exons ATGAACGGAGATAAAGTTCACGACAAGGAGACTCACGGAACGAGCAGCGATATAACTAATAAAACATCTGTGGACAAGGTGAAGGCCCCCAATCTGTTTGAACGAGCTAAGGAAGAAGTTGAGGCTCTTGTTGGAGCTGTTCATAATAAGATGGAGCACAATTCCAGTCCCCGCGGAAATAATGGTG ACCTGCATAAGGACTCAAAGGATGACAGTAAGGCGGCGATGAATAAAATGGAGACCCACAAGAATGAAACTCATGGTACAAGCGATGATATAAATGAGAATACGCCGGTTGAGAAAGTTAAAGGTCCAAATGTGTTTGAGCGTGCCAAGGAAGAGATTGAAGCTATTGTTGAGGCCTTCCACCCAAAGAAGGGATCTGACAAGTGA